In Balneola sp., a single genomic region encodes these proteins:
- a CDS encoding efflux transporter periplasmic adaptor subunit, whose translation MKKRKIFFAALIIPLLFLYSCKSDEEERDTPDQDSIEIRPEVVFAETDAEPLNFYIESRGVVEPLQRTKITARISGYIESHKIEEGAEVDKDEVLLQFVDDEWKYALEQAENDYAKAKNQYDIDKRLREGYSGESNDQMIRINSGLAEAEVALERAKLNFSYTTIKAPFSGIISLREVVTNRSFISEGSYITAGQQLGTLVDASRVRIRFDILESEIDNLSAGMGVTLSGPGGNEFEGRIVAISPEVDPETKTGQVLVEVDNPDRELKTGMTVEGRVFVRSEESKVRMPREALLERDGRTLVFRLLNNEEVEWIYVTPVSMNTDYVLIDHPEINPGDTLAVDQHFSISHQQKVVPLMAN comes from the coding sequence ATGAAAAAGAGAAAAATATTTTTTGCGGCATTAATCATTCCACTGCTATTTCTTTATTCTTGCAAAAGTGATGAGGAGGAAAGGGATACGCCTGATCAGGATAGCATCGAAATTCGGCCGGAAGTTGTTTTTGCTGAAACGGATGCTGAGCCACTCAATTTCTATATCGAAAGCCGGGGTGTGGTAGAGCCGTTACAGCGGACTAAGATCACTGCCCGAATCAGTGGGTATATAGAATCACACAAAATTGAGGAAGGGGCTGAAGTAGATAAAGATGAAGTGCTCTTACAGTTCGTGGACGATGAGTGGAAGTATGCGCTTGAACAAGCCGAGAATGACTATGCCAAAGCTAAAAACCAGTATGATATTGACAAGCGGCTTCGGGAAGGATATTCGGGAGAAAGTAACGATCAAATGATCCGAATTAATAGTGGACTTGCGGAAGCGGAAGTCGCCCTAGAAAGAGCAAAACTCAATTTTAGCTATACAACCATTAAAGCTCCCTTCAGTGGTATTATTTCTCTGCGGGAAGTGGTAACGAACCGAAGTTTTATCTCCGAAGGTTCCTACATCACTGCCGGACAACAGTTAGGTACGCTGGTGGATGCAAGCCGGGTCCGTATTCGTTTTGATATCCTGGAATCGGAAATTGACAACCTGAGTGCCGGAATGGGCGTTACGCTTTCAGGCCCCGGAGGTAATGAGTTTGAAGGCCGTATTGTAGCAATTTCACCGGAGGTAGATCCCGAGACCAAAACAGGACAGGTTTTAGTTGAAGTTGATAATCCGGATCGTGAGCTAAAAACTGGGATGACGGTAGAAGGTCGGGTGTTTGTCCGGAGTGAAGAAAGCAAAGTCCGAATGCCCCGCGAAGCCCTGCTTGAAAGAGATGGAAGAACGCTGGTTTTCAGACTGCTTAATAACGAAGAAGTAGAATGGATTTATGTAACCCCGGTTTCCATGAATACCGACTATGTGCTCATAGATCATCCCGAAATAAATCCCGGAGATACGCTGGCTGTAGATCAACACTTCAGTATTTCACACCAACAAAAAGTAGTCCCGCTAATGGCGAATTAA
- a CDS encoding toxin HipA: MIKTAFVKIWGETVGAVAWDESRELASFEYDPAFKRKGVELAPLTMPASSNKNIFSFPSLRKKDQEELDAFKGMPGLLADSLPDKYGNQLINVWLAQQGRPQNSMNPVEKLCFIGTRGMGALEFEPAQFSDQKRAFQVEVDSLVDIARSMLQKREGFETNINEEEAQAIQQILRIGTSAGGARPKAVIAYNEETGEVKSGQAKAPKGFDHWLIKLDGVSEEQLGDTQGWGRVEMAYYNMALDCGIDMMPSKLLEENDRAHFLTKRFDREGSQIKHHIQTWCAIKHVNYNDVLSYSYEQLFQTMRELRLTYPEAEQMFRRMVFNVLAKNCDDHTKNFSFRLKQGEIWELAPAYDLCHAYRPGSQWVSQHSLSVNGKREGINREDLMAVAKSMNIKKGPAIIDEVQSVTRNWADYADEVGVSEKLRDTIASTLVML, translated from the coding sequence TTTAAAAGAAAAGGCGTAGAACTTGCTCCATTGACGATGCCTGCAAGTAGTAATAAGAACATCTTTTCATTTCCATCACTCCGCAAAAAAGATCAGGAGGAGCTGGATGCTTTTAAAGGAATGCCCGGGTTGCTAGCGGACTCCCTTCCGGATAAATATGGAAATCAGCTGATTAATGTATGGCTGGCTCAGCAGGGTCGTCCTCAGAATAGTATGAATCCCGTTGAGAAGTTATGCTTTATCGGAACGCGGGGAATGGGAGCGCTGGAATTTGAACCTGCTCAATTTTCAGATCAGAAAAGAGCATTTCAGGTTGAGGTCGATAGCTTGGTGGATATCGCCAGATCTATGTTACAAAAGCGGGAAGGTTTTGAAACAAACATCAACGAAGAAGAAGCGCAGGCGATACAGCAGATTCTGAGGATAGGGACATCAGCTGGCGGAGCTCGTCCCAAAGCCGTGATTGCCTACAACGAAGAAACCGGAGAGGTGAAATCTGGTCAGGCCAAAGCGCCCAAAGGATTTGATCACTGGCTCATAAAATTAGACGGCGTAAGCGAAGAGCAGCTGGGCGATACCCAAGGTTGGGGCCGGGTAGAAATGGCTTATTACAACATGGCTTTGGATTGTGGAATTGACATGATGCCTTCCAAACTGCTGGAAGAAAATGACCGTGCTCACTTTTTGACCAAACGATTTGACCGTGAAGGTTCCCAAATCAAACATCACATCCAAACCTGGTGCGCAATCAAGCATGTGAATTATAATGATGTACTCAGCTACAGTTATGAGCAACTGTTTCAAACTATGCGGGAATTGCGGCTGACTTATCCCGAGGCCGAGCAGATGTTCCGGCGAATGGTCTTTAATGTGCTGGCTAAAAACTGCGATGACCACACCAAGAATTTTTCCTTCCGTCTAAAACAAGGAGAAATATGGGAGTTGGCTCCGGCTTATGATCTCTGTCACGCCTACCGACCCGGAAGCCAGTGGGTGAGCCAGCATTCACTAAGTGTGAATGGAAAACGAGAAGGCATAAACCGCGAAGACTTAATGGCAGTGGCGAAGTCGATGAACATCAAGAAAGGGCCAGCTATTATTGATGAAGTTCAGTCTGTAACCAGAAATTGGGCCGACTATGCTGATGAAGTCGGGGTGAGTGAAAAACTCCGGGATACGATTGCTTCGACGTTGGTTATGTTGTGA